GTGTCTGTTGGTTGGCTCAAAGGAAAGCTTGGCTCCTTTTcagttgtttctttttttgggtgaagGGTCCTTTTAGGGTTACAGCAAGTGTTTTTGATTGAAAACGAGGTAACCTGTGATGTGAGAGACGCAACCGGAGAAATCTGAGAATAACGCATATTGACATCCGAGAACTTCCACCATCATCTGAAGCATCAAAGAGTCTTCTGTTAACTTTGCTGAAGCATCTACTGTCAAGTAGGATCCAACAGTTGAAGAACTTGCCATCACCGGGAGTTGGATTCAACAGTTAAAGAACCTAGAGCAAGACATGTTCCGGAGCATGGTATACTTTTTTGTTAACATCTCAAGATTTACTGATTAAAGTTGAGCATTCTTAAGCAAGATTTACTTTTTTGTTAACATCCCAAGATTTACTGACATGTTCTGAGAAGATAAATCCTGCAAACTTTAAACAATAATCAAGTGCCAAGATCAACTTACCTCTCTGGGAAACACACATTTTTCATCTGAGAAGTCTTAGCATACATATAAGTTACAAAACAGTTTATTACGCTACACAGCATATCACcattatgataaaaaaaaacaatggggATATGAAAGAAGTACTAACATGGTTTATTTGCCTCTCCACACAACCTATACAAAGCGATTCAAATTCTACAACAGGAACTCAATATTATTCGGATGTCGGAGTCCATTTATATAAAATGAAATAGAAATGCACTCAACAGTCTCAACTAAAAAAAGGGAACAttaataatttataaaactCTAAATAGAGTAAAATGTTCATGAAATTGTGGAGGAGCTAACAACTCTCCTGGTTCCTCGTAGATGCAAAACTTGTACACTGTTGCAAGATGTTGTCAATGCCTAGTAGCAATAGCTGAAAGGTTCCCCAATTTGGTGCACTTTTCGTTATCACTCCCATGTGTTCTGAAAAATCTTTTCCTCCGGCACATTATCAGCAAAAAAGCTGTCTAAAAGAGTACTGCAGAAAAGCATAAGCTAACAAGTATAAGTCCCTTCTCCAAAGAATACGCAGAACTACTAATAAGCCACACATTTGGTTTGTTCTTTAACTTTCAGTCCAGTGaccagaaaatcaagaaaagagaaaaactcGTGTGCAGGAATCAGACATGAAAAATTACCAATGATAATAAAAGGGGTAGATGAACTCACATTAAGCAAATGTGTGAAACTCTACTCTAGATTCATCAAAAGACATAGACTTCAtttggatttttctttttcaaacttCCATCTGATTCTCCAGAAGATTCAATGGTTTTGGAAACCTCAGCTTTAAGCTTCTCATGCTTCTCTTTTAGGTTTGATGACTCAACAGCTGCTGCCAagctttgtttgatttgttccTCCAAAGCCACAATTCTGTTTTTTGTTGCTGAATCAGGCGTCTTACCTGCCTTCGCTACTTCCAACTTTAGCAACTCAATCTTGTCTTTCAAGTCTGATGAATTGATAACATTTTCAATCTTGTGATTAATTTCTTCATTCAATTCTTCaatcttggtcttgaattctgagGGCAAAATTTTCTCAATTGGTTCTTTTGATCTAATCTCAACATCCAACCCCAAGGACTTGAGGACACCAACAAATTCAGAGTCCAACTCTTTCTTCAATTCCAAAATCTTCCCCTTCAGGCTGTCATCCAAATCATCAAGGTTAGACACCCCGGCATTTTCAATCTCAGCCCTAAGTGCTGCAGTCTTCTCCTTAACATCTGGCCGTTCCATGATTTCGTGAAATTTATTGTTAACTTCCTGCTTCAATGTTGCAGCTTTGTTGTTCTTCTCCTCGTATTTATATGCTTTTGATAATTCCTTCAGCATGTCAAGTTTATACTTTAGGTCTTCATAATTAGGAGCAGATGACAGGCTCTGGGTAAATTCATGCCTAAGCTTTTGAATCTTTTCTTTCAGAGCTGGATGCATGAGTTGGTCCTGTGaacttattttcaaaaattcttcCTGCAATGACTCAAACCTGTCTTTCAAGCCTAGGGCTTTAACTGCCTCAGAAAATTCATTATCAACCTCCCTTTTCAGTTTTTCTATTGCCTCAGTCAGAGGCAACAATGCCGGCTTATCAGAGGATTTCTTTGCCTCCTCAATTTGCAGTTTGACCTTTTCAACTTCACCCTCTAAATCCACAACTGAAACCTTGGGTTCCTCTTTCAGTTTCATGTTCCTTTTCTTCATTGGATCTATCGGGATTCCTTCTTGGAACCCACCAATTTTGCGGAACTTCATCATGCGATGCTTTAATAGTGCTTCAGTGTCCATCTTCTTAAGCtcctaaaaacacaaaagacTTATATTAGGTTGAGACATGATTTCAtacattatttttgtagtagcaGGGGGCTTACAtccatttctttgttaattgcaTTTTTGATCTGTTGAGAGGTCCATGAGGAATCTGCATGTGCACCACCGAGCGGCTCCTGTTAAAAGtaagaaataaaaatagaacCTTTAGAAGCCACATCAACATTAAATGGTGATTAGGAAAAAATCTtaacattttcttttttgtcccCATGACAGGGATGAATTTAGATTa
Above is a genomic segment from Rosa chinensis cultivar Old Blush chromosome 3, RchiOBHm-V2, whole genome shotgun sequence containing:
- the LOC112192353 gene encoding acetyl-coenzyme A carboxylase carboxyl transferase subunit alpha, chloroplastic, which produces MATTIAHSALAFTAAASGSASDGFRSSSNGVNGVPLRALGKARFGMKRNLAVSAKLRKVKKHDYPWPADPDPNVKGGVLTHLSHFKPLKEKPKPVTLPFEKPLVEIEKKIIDVRKMANETGLDFSDQIISLENKHQQALKDLYLNLTPIQRVNIARHPNRPTFLDHVFNITDTFVELHGDRAGYDDPAIVTGIGTIDGNRYMFMGHQKGRNTKENIQRNFGMPTPHGYRKALRMMYYADHHGFPIVTFIDTPGAYADLKSEELGQGEAIAHNLRTMFGLKVPIVSIVIGEGGSGGALAIGCANKLLMLENAVFYVASPEACAAILWKSAKASPKAAEKLKITAAELCKLQIADGIIPEPLGGAHADSSWTSQQIKNAINKEMDELKKMDTEALLKHRMMKFRKIGGFQEGIPIDPMKKRNMKLKEEPKVSVVDLEGEVEKVKLQIEEAKKSSDKPALLPLTEAIEKLKREVDNEFSEAVKALGLKDRFESLQEEFLKISSQDQLMHPALKEKIQKLRHEFTQSLSSAPNYEDLKYKLDMLKELSKAYKYEEKNNKAATLKQEVNNKFHEIMERPDVKEKTAALRAEIENAGVSNLDDLDDSLKGKILELKKELDSEFVGVLKSLGLDVEIRSKEPIEKILPSEFKTKIEELNEEINHKIENVINSSDLKDKIELLKLEVAKAGKTPDSATKNRIVALEEQIKQSLAAAVESSNLKEKHEKLKAEVSKTIESSGESDGSLKKKNPNEVYVF